The following coding sequences are from one Saccopteryx bilineata isolate mSacBil1 chromosome 3, mSacBil1_pri_phased_curated, whole genome shotgun sequence window:
- the ESPN gene encoding espin isoform X3 → MPPPPPGAQRGPPAQAQLSSRNGHNGLRRQDSARKPRAFSKQPSTGDYYRQLGRCPGEPPAARPGMAHSEEAALLPGNHVHNGCAADLKASRELPPPPPPPPPPLPEGLSSPPPAPPLPLEGAGPGCGQRRSSSSTGKVRVLRHRKSTKSFNMMAPTGDNSELLAEIKAGKSLKPTPQSKGLTTVFSGSGQPASQPDSPLPPASPAPSRARSPTPPAAGPQPLLNGTLAPAPPATPAPGVQLDVEALIPTHDEQGRPIPEWKRQVMVRKMQQKMQEEEEQRRKLTSASSCCYPREGWRYSREYNGILGPFGELMTEADILRIEQQIENLQVLHKAQKLEARLRQLELELEQLLPISAALSAPRFTVDPRRMHGRAASLPAWCGKISALLKNMATLLAALGGRPAHLAELLAADTGQPLAPLADAPWRPGPLCLGRSHSLSWCREAVAREILECGVSVRHLRAAYELRAQGATPPRSPRRKFSLPPGTPEREPILEEDYVAAGPCELSAAVANNCTQEPSTQEPLHYADPAEAPGRQMAPPEPEQLARRPLLSTELRGVQDYIDMRKERIVYLFLEHWRKWTFHGHGRKAQARLRRLLPRVVAAGAGPVPEAPEAVDAPPPPVGDGPDERLRRLLKQRQTVGKLLGHWRSLLRQVPERQPRGPGLAHGLYWPEHFLPPLDGGAPPTYDSLTLDLFMLGYFQLLEMGLSREERKFRHLLCYEMFDRLGSHPWELIRLFHRVVLEEVEAGRRGWSDGFEDLKDQFFGDRPEAKPAEEEEAKKEQEEEKEEEEQEEEKEEEEQEEEKEEKEEREPAPEAAPAQTEDWPEAQPETSGPAPQPPPPPAAPPPTLDPPSSEAPTEDPLELLSEMGEFSNEDICRYIDRSFSFWKEKEAELFDI, encoded by the exons ATGCCGCCCCCGCCGCCAGGTGCACAGCGGGGGCCACCGGCACAGGCGCAG CTGAGCTCCCGCAACGGCCACAACGGGCTGCGGAGGCAGGACTCCGCCCGCAAGCCCCGCGCCTTCAGCAAGCAGCCCAGCACGGGGGACTACTACCGACAGCTGGGACGCTGTCCCGGGGAGCCGCCGGCCGCACGCCCGGGCATGGCGCACAGCGAGGAG GCGGCGCTGCTCCCCGGGAACCACGTGCACAACGGCTGCGCCGCGGACCTCAAGGCGTCCAGGGAGCTGCCGCctccaccgccgccgccgccgccgcccctgcCCGAGGGCCTGAGCTCGCCTCCGCCCGCTCCGCCTCTGCCCTTGGAGGGCGCCGGTCCCGGCTGCGGGCAGCGTCGCTCCTCCTCCTCTACTGGCA AAGTGAGAGTCCTGAGGCACAGGAAGA GCACCAAGTCTTTCAACATGATGGCCCCAACGGGCGACAACTCTGAGTTACTGGCAGAGATCAAGGCTGGCAAGAGTCTGAAGCCCACTCCGCAGAGCAAGGGTCTGACCACGGTGTTCTCTGGCAGCGGGCAGCCGGCCTCCCAG CCTGACTCGCCACTGCCGCCAGCGTCCCCAGCACCGTCCAGGGCCCGAAGTCCCACCCCGCCAGCCGCAGGGCCCCAGCCACTGCTCAACGGCACTTTGGCGCCAGCACCGCCTGCCACCCCTGCGCCGGGTGTGCAGCTCGATGTGGAAGCACTCATCCCCACACACGATGAGCAGGGCCGGCCCATCCCAGAGTGGAAGCGCCAGGTGATGGTCCGCAAGATGCAGCAGAAGAtgcaagaggaagaggagcagaggCGGAAG CTGACATCCGCCAGCTCGTGCTGCTACCCCCGCGAGGGCTGGAGGTACTCCCGCGAGTACAATGGCATCCTCGGGCCCTTCGGCGAGCTCATGACCGAGGCCGACATCCTCCGCATCGAGCAGCAAATCGAGAACCTGCAGGTGCTGCACAAGGCGCAGAAGCTGGAGGCGCGCCTGCggcagctggagctggagctggagcagctGCTGCCCATCTCGGCCGCTCTGTCGGCGCCGCGCTTCACCGTCGACCCTCGCCGCATGCACGGCCGCGCCGCTAGCCTGCCCGCCTGGTGCGGCAAGATCTCCGCGCTGCTCAAGAACATGGCCACGCTGCTGGCCGCGCTGGGCGGCCGGCCCGCGCACCTGGCCGAGCTGCTGGCCGCCGACACGGGCCAGCCACTGGCGCCGCTGGCCGACGCGCCCTGGAGGCCGGGCCCGCTGTGCCTGGGCCGCTCGCACTCGCTCAGCTGGTGCCGCGAGGCCGTGGCGCGCGAGATCCTCGAGTGCGGCGTCTCGGTGCGGCACCTCCGTGCCGCCTACGAGCTGCGCGCCCAGGGCGCCACGCCCCCGCGCAGCCCGCGCCGCAAGTTCTCTCTGCCCCCGGGCACCCCGGAGCGGGAACCCATTCTCGAGGAGGACTACGTCGCGGCCGGTCCCTGCGAGCTAAGCGCCGCCGTCGCGAACAACTGCACCCAGGAGCCGTCCACCCAGGAGCCCCTGCACTACGCGGACCCGGCCGAGGCGCCAGGCCGCCAGATGGCGCCGCCTGAACCCGAGCAGCTGGCGCGCAGGCCACTGCTTTCCACCGAGCTGCGCGGCGTCCAGGACTACATCGACATGCGCAAGGAGCGCATCGTCTACCTCTTCCTTGAGCACTGGCGCAAGTGGACCTTCCACGGCCACGGGCGCAAAGCCCAGGCGCGCCTGCGCAGACTGCTGCCCCGCGTGGTGGCCGCTGGCGCCGGGCCAGTCCCCGAAGCCCCCGAGGCCGTCGATGCTCCCCCACCGCCCGTGGGCGACGGCCCCGACGAGCGGCTGCGGCGCCTGTTGAAGCAGAGACAGACCGTGGGCAAGCTGCTGGGCCACTGGCGGAGTTTGTTGCGGCAGGTGCCCGAGCGCCAGCCCCGCGGCCCGGGGCTGGCGCACGGCCTGTATTGGCCCGAGCACTTCCTGCCGCCCCTGGACGGCGGCGCGCCCCCGACTTACGACAGCCTCACGCTGGACCTCTTCATGCTTGGCTACTTCCAGCTGCTTGAGATGGGCCTGAGCCGCGAGGAGCGCAAGTTTCGCCACCTGCTGTGCTACGAGATGTTCGACCGGCTTGGCAGCCACCCCTGGGAGCTCATCCGCCTGTTCCACCGCGTAGTGCTCGAGGAGGTGGAGGCCGGCCGGCGGGGCTGGAGCGACGGCTTTGAGGACCTCAAGGACCAGTTCTTTGGAGACAGGCCGGAGGCTAAGCCGGCTGAGGAGGAAGAGGccaagaaggagcaggaagaggagaaagaagaggaggagcaggaagaggagaaagaagaggaggagcaggaagaggagaaagaagagaaggaggagagggagccgGCCCCAGAAGCTGCCCCAGCTCAGACAGAGGACTGGCCTGAGGCGCAGCCGGAGACCTCAGGCCCTGCACCGCAACCTCCACCCCCGCCCGCCGCGCCTCCCCCGACGTTGGACCCTCCTAGTTCCGAAGCCCCCACTGAAGACCCCCTGGAGCTGTTGTCTGAAATGGGCGAGTTCAGCAACGAGGACATCTGCCGATACATCGACCGCAGCTTCTCCTTCTGGAAGGAGAAGGAGGCGGAGCTTTTTGATATCTGA